One part of the Tachysurus vachellii isolate PV-2020 chromosome 6, HZAU_Pvac_v1, whole genome shotgun sequence genome encodes these proteins:
- the cog2 gene encoding conserved oligomeric Golgi complex subunit 2 gives MNLPKGPDSLCFNKDEFMKDDFDVDKFVADCRKRVQLEEMRQDLEHYYRLLKTAMVELINKDYADFVNLSTNLVGMDKALNQLSVPLGQLREEVMSLRSSVSDVIQAIDTQLTKQDDIQKKKVCVLRLMQVVRSVEKIEKILHSQNAQDTTSLEASSPLLAGQILERIATEFNHLQFHAVQSKGMPLLDKVRPRIAGITAMLQQSLEGLLIQGLQTSNVAMVRHCLRTYATIDKTKDAETLVGQVLVKPYMEEVITEQFMKSSPNGLQTMYSKVLEFVPHHCRLLREVTGGTVSSDKADIVPGYDFLVNSVWPETIKGVEGRIPSLFNPGNPDAFYERYCVSMDFVRKFERQCGSQASVKRLRAHPSYQSFHNKWNLPVYFQLRYKDIAGYLENATVDGLKAAPAGSHYRLQVTEVLWSCVCRCWAERVYLPPLAHRFWKLTLQLLSRYATFLTEVLTKTSPSDTTKEVTRPLPSSASSTSSRTSQDADSESGGPTLLSTKQLVFIAADVDQLQEQIPNISNMVMERLQEIGFQNLALVSDALDDSKAALSRCIPTLNSRMTQNLTERSFRFLKNASEVPRLYRRTNKEVPTRASAYMDNALQPLHQLLTDSTGVVKTSIIQEWLRVALSDCTHRYFETISDVLSSVRKMEESLKRLKQARKTATPSTAGANIGPSDDSKIRLQLALDVEHLGEQIQKMGLQPSDITLFSALLDLVREARNLATAEQAGS, from the exons ATGAATTTACCCAAGGGACCAGACTCTTTGTGTTTTAACAAAGACGAGTTTATGAAG GATGATTTTGATGTGGATAAATTCGTGGCAGACTGCCGAAAGCGTGTCCAGCTGGAGGAGATGCGCCAGGACCTGGAGCACTATTACAGACTCCTCAAAACAGCCATGGTGGAGCTGATCAATAAAGATTATGCTGATTTTGTCAACTTGTCCACAAATCTT GTGGGAATGGATAAAGCTCTCAACCAGCTTTCTGTCCCTCTCGGCCAGCTGCGAGAAGAAGTGATG AGTCTGAGGTCGTCAGTCAGTGACGTTATCCAAGCCATAGACACACAGTTGACCAAGCAAGATGACATTCAAAAGAAAAAG GTTTGTGTATTAAGACTTATGCAAGTGGTTCGATCGGTggagaagattgagaaaatctTACACTCGCAAAATGCCCAAGACACCACTTCTCTTGAAGCAAGCAG TCCTCTTTTAGCGGGTCAGATTCTTGAGCGGATCGCCACTGAGTTCAACCACCTGCAGTTCCATGCTGTCCAGAGCAAAGGCATGCCCCTGCTGGATAAAGTGCGCCCG aggATCGCTGGTATCACGGCCATGCTGCAACAGTCTCTGGAGGGTCTGCTGATTCAGGGCTTACAAACATCAAACGTGGCCATGGTGCGTCACTGCCTGCGCACATACGCTACCATCGACAAGACCAAAGACGCAGAGACACTGGTGGGACAAGTCTTAGTCAAGCCATACATGGAAGAg GTCATAACTGAGCAGTTTATGAAGTCCAGCCCTAACGGCCTTCAAACCATGTACTCAAAGGTTCTGGAGTTTGTGCCTCATCATTGCCGTTTGCTCCGGGAGGTCACAGGAGGGACCGTTTCTAG TGACAAAGCTGACATTGTTCCTGGATATGACTTCCTTGTCAACTCTGTCTGGCCTGAGACCATTAAAGGTGTTGAAGGCAGAATCCCTTCTCTTTTTAATCCTGGCAATCCAGATGCTTTTTATGAG AGATACTGCGTTAGCATGGACTTTGTGCGGAAGTTTGAAAGGCAGTGTGGTTCTCAGGCCAGTGTAAAGAGACTCCGAGCACACCCGTCCTATCAGAGCTTCCACAACAAGTGGAACCTCCCAGTGTACTTTCAGCTACG gtACAAGGATATTGCAGGGTATCTGGAAAATGCTACTGTAGATGGATTAAAAGCAGCTCCAG cggGTAGCCACTACCGGCTGCAGGTGACTGAGGTATTATGGAGCTGTGTATGCAGGTGTTGGGCCGAGCGTGTCTACCTTCCCCCTCTCGCCCATCGGTTCTGGAAGCTAACACTACAGCTCCTCTCCCGTTATGCTACCTTTCTCACTGAG GTCTTAACTAAAACCTCGCCTTCAGACACCACCAAAGAAGTCACAAGGCCGCTTCCGAGCTCTGCTTCTTCCACGTCGAGTCGTACTTCTCAGGACGCAGACAGTGAGAGCGGTGGTCCTACACTCCTGTCCACCAAACAGCTTGTATTTATTGCTGCTGATGTGGATCAGTTACAGGAACAG ATTCCCAACATCTCTAATATGGTGATGGAAAGATTACAGGAAATTGGGTTCCAAAACCTTGCGCTTGTATCAG ATGCATTGGACGACTCTAAAGCGGCTTTATCCAGATGCATCCCAACACTGAACAGCAGAATGACTCAAAATCTGACAGAGAGGAGCTTCCGCTTCCTGAAAAACGCATCAGAAGTTCCCCGACTTTACAGAAGGACCAATAAG GAAGTGCCCACCAGAGCCTCAGCTTACATGGACAATGCTCTACAACCGCTACATCAGCTGCTCACTGATTCTACAGGTGTGGTGAAGACCTCCATCATCCAGGAGTGGCTCCGTGTTGCGCTTTCAGACTGCACTCACAG ATACTTTGAGACCATCTCTGATGTGCTGAGCTCTGTGCGAAAGATGGAGGAGAGTCTAAAGCGGCTGAAACAGGCTAGAAAAACTGCCACCCCCAGCACAGCAGGAGCAAACATCGGACCCTCTGATGACAGTAAGATCCGCCTGCAGTTGGCTCTGGATGTGGAGCACCTCGGAGAGCAG ATTCAGAAGATGGGCCTCCAGCCGAGCGACATCACCTTGTTCTCCGCTCTGCTGGACCTGGTGCGGGAGGCACGGAATCTCGCCACAGCAGAGCAGGCTGGCTCTTAG
- the agt gene encoding angiotensinogen has translation MKQLLLILICVVMGIANRVYIHPFQLFSSGDVTCEVTNSNDKETLESIHSLTAIQASTEPDPRPAIEELKNLTQWTAVVAELQNSLGLRMYDALSRKQRDINILFSPHTAFGTLLTLYLGTSKTTASDYEEFLGLTWNIEKSVCTKVINGHKVLRALKAISSLSDGPQDEFRTLVWTFVSSDADLSKDFAHGIQEFSDTSFIRAVNFSQPKEAEAQVNLFIQKTSHSKVENLFKDISQSTNLLYASSAHFKGNWRTAFQPKKTTLQDFHIDEMSTVKVPLMTQTGDYMHLSDPDKKCTVIKLGLSKQTYMLLVLPNEGTRLQDIENQLKTDTISTWHGHLKEKYLELSLPKFSVTAVTDLRSLLSDMSVDKFLLCSETNFQRLSTKGNFTVDKVINKVLFEMSEEGKEVLNKSQDERVPLRVTVDRPFLFIIVEGNTNAILMLGRIQNPTL, from the exons ATGAAACAACTTCTTCTAATCCTCATCTGCGTTGTAATGGGAATAGCCAACCGTGTGTATATCCATCCCTTCCAGCTCTTTAGCTCTGGTGATGTCACTTGTGAGGTCACTAACAGTAATGACAAGGAGACTTTAGAGAGCATTCATTCTCTGACTGCCATTCAAGCCAGCACAGAGCCGGATCCCCGGCCTGCAATTGAAGAACTAAAGAACCTCACCCAGTGGACTGCTGTGGTGGCTGAACTGCAGAACTCTCTGGGATTGCGAATGTATGATGCACTAAGCCGCAAGCAACGGGACATTAACATACTTTTCTCTCCTCATACTGCCTTTGGTACCTTGTTAACTTTATACCTAGGAACCTCCAAGACTACTGCCAGTGATTATGAGGAATTTTTGGGACTCACCTGGAATATTGAGAAGTCTGTTTGTACAAAAGTTATCAACGGACACAAGGTACTACGTGCACTTAAAGCCATTAGCTCATTAAGTGATGGACCTCAAGATGAGTTCAGAACCCTTGTTTGGACCTTTGTAAGCAGCGATGCTGACTTGTCCAAGGACTTTGCGCATGGCATTCAAGAGTTTTCAGACACCTCTTTTATTCGAGCTGTGAACTTCTCCCAACCCAAAGAAGCTGAGGCACAAGTTAACTTGTTCATTCAGAAGACATCCCACAGCAAGGTTGAGAACCTTTTTAAAGATATAAGCCAATCAACAAACCTGCTGTATGCAAGCTCTGCACATTTTAAAG GAAACTGGAGAACAGCTTTCCAGCCCAAAAAGACAACTCTGCAAGACTTCCATATTGACGAGATGTCCACTGTGAAAGTACCTCTCATGACACAAACTGGTGACTACATGCACCTCAGTGATCCTGACAAAAAGTGCACTGTTATTAAACTTGGCCTCAGCAAGCAGACATACATGCTATTGGTACTTCCTAATGAGGGAACCAGACTGCAAGACATTGAAAATCAGCTCAAGACAGACACTATATCTACATGGCATGGACATCTAAAGGAGAA ATATCTGGAATTGTCCCTGCCTAAATTCTCTGTGACAGCTGTGACTGATCTGAGATCGTTGCTCTCCGATATGTCTGTTGATAAATTCCTGCTGTGTTCCGAAACCAACTTTCAGAGACTCAGCACCAAAGGCAATTTCACAGTCGACaag GTGATCAACAAGGTTCTTTTCGAGATGTCCGAGGAAGGAAAGGAGGTTCTGAACAAGTCTCAGGATGAGAGAGTTCCTCTGAGAGTCACCGTGGACAGACCCttcctttttattattgtagAGGGCAACACTAATGCTATACTCATGCTGGGAAGGATACAGAACCCAACCCTTTAA